The following are encoded in a window of Amycolatopsis solani genomic DNA:
- a CDS encoding PH domain-containing protein: MCSVLAVALLAVFVVVAILLRNGDTGVHFQRSDQAAMIGIGILLACGVMLFAIARVRADDEGIEVRNVVVTRRFAWSEVLSVSFPDGASWARLELPDDEYHAVMAVQAVDRARAVEAVRALRKLHRAATGG, encoded by the coding sequence ATGTGCAGCGTGCTGGCGGTGGCCCTGCTCGCGGTGTTCGTGGTGGTGGCGATCCTCCTGCGCAACGGCGACACGGGCGTCCACTTCCAGCGCTCCGACCAGGCGGCGATGATCGGCATCGGCATCCTGCTGGCGTGCGGCGTCATGCTGTTCGCGATCGCGCGGGTGCGCGCGGACGACGAGGGCATCGAGGTCCGGAACGTGGTGGTGACCCGGCGCTTCGCGTGGAGCGAGGTCCTGTCGGTGAGCTTTCCGGACGGTGCTTCTTGGGCGCGGCTGGAGCTGCCGGACGACGAGTACCACGCGGTGATGGCGGTGCAGGCGGTGGACCGGGCCCGGGCGGTGGAAGCGGTGCGGGCGTTGCGGAAACTGCACCGCGCGGCCACGGGTGGCTAG
- the ribH gene encoding 6,7-dimethyl-8-ribityllumazine synthase — MSGEGRPEVSLDLTGCKSLKLGIVATRWNADITDVLLERALVAAREAELEEDPTVVHVAGAVELPVVAQALARNHDAVVALGVVIRGGTPHFEYVCDAVTAGLTRVALDESTAVGNGVLTCDTHEQAVDRSGRPGSKEDKGYEATVAALDTAHVLKGLRQPWTERGFV, encoded by the coding sequence GTGAGCGGCGAAGGCCGTCCCGAGGTTTCGCTGGACCTGACCGGCTGCAAGTCCCTCAAGCTCGGCATCGTGGCGACCCGCTGGAACGCGGACATCACCGACGTCCTGCTCGAGCGCGCGCTGGTCGCGGCGCGCGAGGCGGAGCTGGAGGAGGACCCGACCGTGGTCCACGTCGCGGGCGCGGTCGAGCTCCCGGTGGTGGCGCAGGCACTGGCCCGCAACCACGACGCGGTGGTCGCGCTGGGCGTCGTCATCCGCGGCGGCACCCCGCACTTCGAGTACGTGTGCGACGCGGTGACGGCGGGCCTGACCCGGGTGGCGCTCGACGAGAGCACGGCGGTCGGCAACGGCGTCCTGACGTGCGACACGCACGAGCAGGCAGTCGACCGTTCGGGCCGGCCGGGCTCGAAGGAGGACAAGGGTTACGAGGCGACGGTCGCGGCCCTGGACACGGCGCACGTGCTGAAGGGCCTGCGCCAGCCGTGGACCGAGCGGGGTTTCGTGTGA